A stretch of the Staphylococcus sp. NRL 16/872 genome encodes the following:
- a CDS encoding sigma-70 family RNA polymerase sigma factor: protein MSFEEIYTNHYKIIHYLLKQYHIKYNYDEFYQLLLIKLWQLSLVYDSNSSISLNSFLYTRLKFYLIDLFRREKFKPETVNIDTPIMNSSLKFSHYPQLYSWLQDVEHLLLVHEYTWLSYYVKGYKQYEIAKLMGVSTTTIKKYKSSAFNKLQTYYQVGV, encoded by the coding sequence TTGAGTTTTGAAGAAATCTATACTAATCATTATAAAATTATTCATTATTTGTTAAAACAATACCATATAAAGTATAATTATGATGAATTTTACCAACTACTTTTAATTAAATTATGGCAATTGTCACTTGTCTATGATTCAAATTCTTCAATAAGTCTTAACTCTTTTCTTTATACCCGTCTGAAATTCTATCTTATCGACTTGTTTAGACGGGAAAAATTTAAACCTGAAACTGTCAATATTGATACCCCTATTATGAATTCTTCATTAAAATTTTCCCATTATCCTCAACTTTATAGTTGGCTCCAAGATGTTGAACACCTTCTTCTAGTCCATGAATATACATGGCTTTCATATTATGTAAAAGGTTATAAACAATATGAAATTGCTAAGTTAATGGGTGTCTCAACCACTACTATTAAAAAATATAAATCCTCAGCGTTTAATAAATTACAAACTTATTATCAAGTAGGTGTATAA
- a CDS encoding N-acetylglucosaminidase, translated as MTKHKKGSIIGLVGLLIVLVVAGFVFFSMISDQIFFKNVDEEESVEHLNVTLNKAAEKQIDNYTSQQVSNKSNNAWRDASASEIKAAMDSSKFIEDDKQKYQFLDLSKYQGIDEKRIKRMLFDRPTLLEHTDAFVNAAKEKHVNEVYLISHALLETGSVKSDLAKGVEIDGKKYYNFYGVGALDEDPIKTGSEYAKKHGWDTPEKAIKGGADFIHQHYLSHSDQNTLYSMRWNPKNPGEHQYATDIKWAENNAEIIADFYKEMKTEGKYFKLYVYKDDTKHQK; from the coding sequence ATGACGAAGCACAAGAAGGGCTCTATAATAGGACTTGTAGGGTTGCTCATTGTTTTAGTGGTAGCTGGTTTCGTCTTCTTTTCAATGATTTCTGATCAAATTTTTTTCAAAAATGTTGATGAAGAAGAAAGTGTAGAGCATTTAAATGTTACATTAAATAAAGCTGCAGAAAAGCAAATCGATAATTATACAAGTCAACAAGTGTCTAATAAAAGTAATAATGCTTGGAGAGATGCTTCAGCAAGTGAAATAAAAGCTGCAATGGATAGTAGTAAATTCATTGAGGATGACAAACAAAAATATCAATTTTTAGATTTATCAAAATATCAAGGTATTGATGAAAAGCGTATCAAACGTATGTTATTTGATAGACCTACTTTATTAGAACATACGGATGCATTCGTTAATGCCGCTAAAGAAAAACACGTAAATGAAGTATATTTAATTTCTCATGCATTATTAGAAACAGGCTCTGTCAAAAGTGATTTAGCTAAAGGTGTTGAAATTGACGGTAAAAAGTATTATAACTTTTACGGTGTTGGAGCTTTAGATGAAGACCCTATTAAAACAGGTTCAGAATACGCTAAAAAACATGGTTGGGATACACCTGAGAAAGCAATTAAAGGTGGAGCGGATTTCATTCACCAACATTATTTATCACACAGTGACCAAAATACACTTTATAGTATGAGATGGAATCCTAAAAATCCTGGCGAACATCAATATGCGACAGATATTAAATGGGCAGAAAATAATGCCGAAATTATCGCAGATTTCTATAAAGAAATGAAAACAGAAGGTAAATATTTTAAACTTTATGTATATAAAGACGATACGAAACATCAAAAATAA
- a CDS encoding FAD/NAD(P)-binding protein, whose translation MRVAIIGMGTAGVSVLRQLVKNEDFKKLKVDVYDNEVNMGQGVPFQNDSSQLLINLPTKNMSLNLDDDEEFWKWYQNQNEFKFDNPNYLPRFVFGHYMKSYLSDYVAMYDNLNVINKQVYEIFTNSDVDETTLKYYVCTSEDMTQWKEYDYIFLTIGTFSYHDPYHLKGKKGYIQTPYPTYHTLDEVEQTDSIAIIGTGLASLDVVRYVATHHAKLPITMTSRSANLPSVRGNMIDIDFKYLTKEKFNEIKTQHYGNVPLEKAFELFKLECDLYDVKLDKMVHRRTGDTIKDLQFDLNRPDELGVFQSIIENVKENLNWIWNSFSRSDQKEFDKRFTKIIQLNSNPMPPRTARLIIDLINDGSLIIKKGLEDIKYEDNLFNLKFKDEAKVHQYNVVINSTGSKTHLSDLDEDDQLVLNLENRQIVQAHPMGGIQIIPETNQVISPRYGTLHNMIAIGQVTNGVNKLRNGVKMIVTQAVSSVNYLYEIQSEFDHE comes from the coding sequence ATGCGTGTAGCAATAATTGGAATGGGAACCGCTGGCGTAAGTGTATTACGACAATTAGTTAAAAATGAAGATTTTAAAAAGTTAAAGGTAGATGTATATGATAATGAAGTGAATATGGGACAAGGCGTACCTTTTCAAAACGATAGTAGCCAACTATTAATTAATTTGCCTACAAAAAATATGAGTTTAAATTTAGATGATGATGAAGAATTCTGGAAATGGTATCAAAATCAGAATGAATTCAAATTTGACAACCCTAACTATTTGCCAAGATTCGTCTTCGGTCATTATATGAAATCATATTTATCAGATTACGTAGCTATGTATGACAATTTGAATGTTATTAACAAACAAGTATATGAAATATTTACTAACTCTGATGTCGATGAAACGACGTTGAAATATTATGTTTGTACGTCTGAGGATATGACGCAATGGAAAGAATACGATTATATTTTCTTAACAATTGGAACATTCTCTTATCATGATCCCTATCATTTGAAAGGCAAGAAAGGATACATACAAACACCATATCCTACATATCATACATTAGATGAAGTTGAACAAACAGATAGTATTGCCATCATTGGCACAGGCTTAGCGAGTTTAGATGTAGTACGTTATGTCGCTACGCATCATGCTAAATTGCCAATAACAATGACAAGTAGATCTGCTAACTTACCAAGCGTAAGAGGTAATATGATAGATATTGATTTTAAATATTTAACGAAAGAAAAATTCAATGAAATTAAGACACAACATTATGGGAATGTACCACTTGAAAAAGCATTCGAATTATTTAAATTAGAATGTGATTTATATGATGTTAAGTTAGATAAAATGGTTCATCGTAGAACAGGCGATACTATTAAAGATCTACAATTCGACTTAAATCGACCTGATGAATTAGGTGTCTTTCAAAGTATCATTGAAAACGTTAAAGAAAACCTAAATTGGATATGGAATAGTTTCAGTCGTAGTGATCAAAAAGAATTTGATAAACGTTTTACTAAAATAATTCAATTAAATTCTAATCCGATGCCTCCTCGTACAGCTCGTTTAATTATTGATTTAATTAATGATGGGTCTTTAATCATAAAAAAAGGCTTAGAAGATATTAAATATGAGGATAATTTATTTAATTTGAAATTTAAAGATGAAGCGAAAGTACATCAATATAATGTAGTGATTAATTCTACTGGTTCTAAAACCCATTTATCAGATTTAGATGAAGATGATCAACTTGTATTAAATCTTGAGAATCGTCAAATTGTTCAGGCTCATCCTATGGGTGGTATTCAAATTATTCCAGAAACCAATCAAGTGATTAGTCCACGATATGGCACATTGCATAATATGATTGCGATTGGACAAGTCACAAATGGCGTTAATAAATTACGTAATGGGGTTAAAATGATTGTCACTCAAGCGGTAAGTTCTGTGAATTACCTGTATGAAATTCAAAGTGAATTTGATCATGAATAA
- the ribD gene encoding bifunctional diaminohydroxyphosphoribosylaminopyrimidine deaminase/5-amino-6-(5-phosphoribosylamino)uracil reductase RibD, translating to MSNYMQYAIQLAQMVDGQTGVNPPVGSVVVNDGRIVGLGAHLKQGDKHAEVQALDMAQEKAKGGTIYISLEPCTHYGSTPPCVNKIIEFGLSKVIYAVKDTTLPSEGDKILQEAGIEVEYQPSDEATILYKDFFKAKENKVPEITVKVSTSLDGKQATDNGQSQWITNKYVKQDVYQLRHTHDAVLTGNGTVEADNPQYTTRIQDGKHPVRIVLSKSGEIDFSKQMFQDNFSDIWIYTENQSLSSSSEHIKIIKLTECKLANILADIYDKGVGKLLVEAGPRVTSEFLQTNYVNQLIIYYAPIIIGGSGQYQFYQTDEVIDLNEATQFEIISTELIHQNIKMTLRKK from the coding sequence TTGAGTAATTATATGCAATATGCAATTCAACTTGCACAAATGGTGGACGGACAAACTGGAGTTAATCCTCCAGTAGGCTCAGTGGTAGTAAATGATGGTCGCATAGTAGGTCTTGGTGCACATCTCAAGCAAGGCGATAAACATGCTGAAGTTCAAGCTTTAGATATGGCGCAAGAAAAGGCAAAAGGCGGCACCATTTACATTTCTTTAGAGCCTTGTACACATTATGGTTCAACGCCACCTTGTGTAAATAAAATTATAGAATTTGGACTAAGTAAAGTCATTTATGCAGTTAAAGATACTACATTACCTTCTGAAGGAGACAAGATTTTACAAGAGGCTGGTATTGAAGTTGAATATCAACCTTCAGATGAAGCTACGATTCTTTATAAAGACTTTTTCAAAGCGAAAGAAAATAAAGTTCCTGAAATTACAGTAAAAGTTTCCACATCTTTGGATGGCAAACAAGCCACAGATAATGGTCAAAGCCAATGGATAACGAATAAATATGTGAAACAAGATGTTTATCAATTGAGACATACACATGATGCTGTGTTAACAGGTAATGGAACGGTTGAAGCAGATAACCCACAATATACAACGCGAATTCAAGATGGCAAACATCCAGTTCGAATCGTATTATCGAAAAGTGGGGAGATCGATTTCTCAAAACAAATGTTTCAAGATAACTTTAGTGATATTTGGATTTATACCGAAAATCAATCGCTTAGTAGTTCATCTGAACATATTAAAATTATAAAATTAACTGAATGCAAATTAGCAAACATCTTAGCTGATATATATGATAAAGGTGTTGGAAAGCTACTTGTAGAGGCAGGTCCTCGTGTTACTTCAGAATTTCTCCAAACTAATTATGTTAATCAACTTATTATTTATTATGCCCCGATAATAATAGGTGGTTCCGGTCAATATCAATTCTATCAAACAGATGAAGTGATTGATTTAAACGAAGCCACTCAATTTGAAATTATTTCTACAGAGTTAATTCATCAAAATATTAAAATGACATTGCGAAAGAAGTGA
- a CDS encoding riboflavin synthase, with protein sequence MFTGIVEEIGTIKNIRTQQSVKTLDIACQRILEDMHIGDSISVNGACLTVIDFHSNYFSVQVIKGTENKTYLSNIKLNDVVNLERAMAGNGRFGGHFVLGHVDEVGTIMNVKETPNSRIVNIKAPPHTIKQMVKQGSITVDGVSLTVFDLHSNSFDIHLIPETRRSTILSSKKIGDYVHLETDVLFKYVENIVKANDSDLTIDKLKAFGF encoded by the coding sequence ATGTTTACAGGTATCGTTGAAGAGATAGGTACTATAAAAAATATTCGTACGCAACAATCTGTTAAAACGCTAGATATCGCCTGTCAACGCATTTTAGAAGATATGCATATCGGCGATTCGATTAGTGTCAATGGCGCATGTTTAACAGTTATCGATTTTCACAGTAATTATTTTTCTGTGCAAGTGATTAAAGGTACTGAAAACAAGACCTATTTATCCAATATAAAACTAAATGACGTAGTGAATTTAGAACGTGCTATGGCAGGGAATGGACGCTTTGGCGGACATTTCGTCTTAGGTCATGTAGATGAGGTAGGTACGATTATGAATGTAAAAGAAACACCTAACTCACGTATCGTGAATATTAAAGCCCCACCGCACACTATCAAACAAATGGTGAAACAAGGTTCTATAACAGTTGATGGTGTTAGTCTTACAGTTTTTGATTTGCATAGTAATAGTTTCGATATACATTTAATTCCTGAAACAAGACGTTCTACAATTCTTTCCTCAAAAAAGATTGGCGATTACGTTCATTTAGAAACAGATGTACTTTTCAAATATGTAGAGAATATCGTGAAAGCAAATGATTCGGATTTAACAATTGATAAATTAAAAGCATTTGGTTTTTAG
- the ribB gene encoding 3,4-dihydroxy-2-butanone-4-phosphate synthase, whose translation MKFDDINVALEALKHGKSIIVVDDEDRENEGDLIAVTEWMEDDTINFMAQHGRGLICAPISKEIANRLNLVSMVKNNTDDYGTNFTVSVDHVSTSTGISAFDRMATARALINPESTPESFNRPGHLFPLIAKDNGVLERMGHTEAAVDLAILTGAQPAGVICEIMNDDGTMAKGQDLVAFKEKHQLKMITIQSLIEYRKKRANDVELKARVNMPTDNGDFEMYGFQSSLTDEEIVVLAKGEPRSTENVRIHSACLTGDIFHSQRCDCGAQLEAAMNYINEHGGLIIYLPQEGRGIGLINKLRAYELIERGHDTVTANLALGFDEDLRDYHIAARILNYFNVQQVNLLSNNPKKFEGLEEYGIKVADRTEIIVPETAHNHDYMTTKKLKMGHLI comes from the coding sequence ATGAAGTTTGATGACATCAATGTAGCACTTGAAGCTTTAAAACATGGTAAAAGTATTATCGTGGTAGATGATGAAGATCGTGAAAATGAAGGCGACTTAATTGCAGTTACTGAATGGATGGAAGATGATACGATTAATTTCATGGCACAACATGGCCGAGGGTTAATATGTGCACCTATAAGTAAAGAAATTGCGAATCGTTTAAATCTTGTATCAATGGTTAAAAATAACACTGATGATTATGGAACGAACTTTACTGTAAGTGTGGACCATGTCTCAACATCAACAGGTATCAGCGCATTTGATCGCATGGCTACTGCACGCGCTTTAATTAATCCAGAATCTACACCGGAAAGTTTTAACAGACCTGGTCATCTTTTTCCACTAATTGCTAAAGATAATGGTGTATTAGAAAGAATGGGCCATACAGAAGCGGCTGTAGATTTAGCTATTTTAACTGGTGCGCAACCAGCAGGTGTTATCTGTGAGATTATGAACGACGATGGCACTATGGCGAAGGGTCAAGACTTAGTAGCGTTCAAGGAGAAGCATCAATTAAAAATGATTACAATTCAAAGTTTAATTGAATATCGTAAAAAAAGAGCGAATGATGTGGAACTAAAAGCACGTGTTAATATGCCAACAGATAATGGCGACTTCGAGATGTATGGTTTTCAATCTTCATTAACTGATGAAGAAATCGTTGTTCTTGCGAAAGGAGAACCACGTAGTACTGAAAATGTAAGAATTCATTCTGCTTGTTTAACGGGAGATATCTTCCATAGTCAGCGATGTGATTGTGGTGCGCAATTAGAAGCGGCTATGAATTACATTAATGAACATGGTGGTTTAATTATTTATCTTCCTCAAGAAGGAAGAGGGATTGGCTTGATTAATAAATTACGAGCTTATGAATTAATTGAACGTGGTCATGATACAGTAACTGCCAATTTAGCATTAGGCTTCGATGAAGATTTACGCGATTATCATATTGCAGCTCGTATTCTTAATTATTTTAATGTACAACAAGTTAATTTGTTAAGTAACAATCCTAAGAAATTTGAAGGATTAGAAGAGTATGGGATTAAAGTAGCTGATCGTACGGAAATTATAGTTCCGGAAACAGCACATAATCACGATTATATGACAACGAAAAAACTTAAAATGGGACATTTAATTTAG
- the ribE gene encoding 6,7-dimethyl-8-ribityllumazine synthase produces the protein MNFEGKLVGTDLKIAVVVSRFNDFITGRLLDGAQDTLIRHGVDENNIDVAYVPGAFEIPLVAKKLAQKGEYDAVITLGCVIRGATSHYDYVCNEVAKGVSKANDVTDTPVIFGILTTESIEQAVERAGTKAGNKGAEAAVSAIEMANLLKQF, from the coding sequence ATGAACTTTGAAGGTAAATTAGTAGGTACAGATTTAAAAATTGCGGTAGTAGTTAGTAGATTTAATGATTTTATTACAGGTCGTCTTTTGGATGGTGCACAAGATACATTAATTAGACACGGGGTGGATGAAAATAATATCGACGTGGCTTATGTACCAGGTGCATTTGAAATACCTTTAGTAGCTAAAAAATTAGCTCAAAAAGGTGAATATGATGCTGTTATTACACTTGGTTGTGTAATTAGAGGCGCTACATCACATTATGACTATGTATGTAACGAAGTGGCTAAAGGCGTATCTAAAGCGAATGATGTTACTGACACGCCAGTTATTTTTGGTATATTAACAACAGAAAGTATTGAACAAGCTGTTGAACGTGCAGGTACTAAAGCGGGTAATAAAGGTGCTGAAGCGGCGGTTAGTGCAATTGAAATGGCTAACTTACTTAAACAATTTTAA
- a CDS encoding proline dehydrogenase: MSLFKDFFIALSNSTYLNETAKRIGPRMGADKVVAGNTIEQLIDTIERLNDKNIEVTVDNLGEFVGTEAEATQAKNEILEVMQAVKDYNVDAHMSVKISSLGAEFDLDLAYENLREILLKADEFDKMHINIDTEKYQSLQQIIEVLDRLKGEFKNVGTVIQAYLYDASDLLDKYPDLRLRLVKGAYKEEANIAYQTKEEIDANYIRLIEKRLLNAKNFTSIATHDDKIINHVKQFAKDHHIDKDNFEFQMLYGFRSELAEEIAREGYHFTEYVPYGNDWFAYFMRRLAERPQNLALAYQEFVSTETLKKVGLASAIGIGSLAIFSGATKLLRK, from the coding sequence ATGTCACTTTTCAAAGATTTTTTTATCGCTTTATCTAACAGCACATATTTAAATGAAACAGCAAAAAGAATTGGACCTCGCATGGGCGCGGATAAAGTCGTTGCAGGCAATACTATTGAACAACTTATTGATACAATTGAAAGATTAAATGACAAAAATATCGAAGTTACTGTAGATAACTTAGGAGAATTTGTGGGTACAGAAGCTGAAGCAACTCAAGCTAAAAATGAAATTCTTGAAGTTATGCAAGCAGTTAAAGATTATAATGTTGACGCTCACATGTCTGTTAAAATAAGTTCATTAGGCGCAGAATTTGATTTAGATTTAGCTTATGAAAATTTAAGAGAAATCCTTTTAAAAGCAGACGAATTTGATAAAATGCATATCAATATTGATACTGAAAAATATCAAAGCTTACAACAAATTATCGAAGTTCTTGATAGATTAAAAGGTGAATTTAAAAATGTAGGTACAGTGATTCAAGCATACTTATATGATGCTAGTGATTTACTTGATAAATATCCTGACTTACGTCTACGATTGGTTAAAGGTGCATATAAAGAAGAAGCAAACATTGCATATCAAACTAAAGAAGAAATTGATGCGAATTATATTAGACTTATTGAAAAACGTTTACTTAATGCTAAAAACTTCACATCTATCGCTACGCATGATGATAAAATTATCAATCACGTTAAACAATTTGCAAAAGATCATCATATTGATAAGGATAATTTTGAATTCCAAATGTTATATGGTTTCCGCAGTGAATTAGCTGAAGAAATTGCTAGAGAAGGCTATCATTTCACTGAGTATGTACCATATGGTAATGACTGGTTTGCTTACTTCATGCGTCGCCTTGCAGAACGCCCACAAAACTTAGCATTGGCATATCAAGAATTTGTTTCAACAGAAACATTGAAAAAAGTCGGTCTAGCTAGTGCAATTGGAATTGGAAGCTTAGCTATCTTTTCAGGAGCTACCAAACTACTAAGAAAATAA
- a CDS encoding alpha/beta hydrolase, giving the protein MWKWETEQDAKGVVVIVHNILEHTGRYAYVITMLRRNGYHVIMGDLPGQGQTSRINKGHLKSFNVYHESVLEWIRIANEYKIPTFVMGVGLGGLILLNLLEKTVVPIEGILLLSPMLELQKNNKTRKNMFISNIGKGSKDARFKLGINYNDLTRNNEVIEEAKQDGLILKKVTYKWYNIIIETMKETLQHIQDIKPLPTLLMYGTEDKLLDLHSIIEVKHQLPTTEFYFKAWKGLYHEIHNEPERDQVMRYVLTFLNNSVNTMGFIVKEEEIEEI; this is encoded by the coding sequence ATGTGGAAGTGGGAAACTGAACAAGACGCGAAAGGCGTAGTAGTCATAGTTCATAATATTCTTGAGCATACCGGACGTTATGCTTACGTTATTACAATGTTAAGACGTAATGGCTATCATGTTATTATGGGAGATCTGCCTGGTCAAGGACAAACTTCTCGCATAAATAAGGGACATTTAAAAAGTTTTAATGTTTATCATGAGAGTGTCTTAGAATGGATTAGAATTGCAAATGAATATAAAATACCTACATTTGTAATGGGGGTAGGTTTAGGTGGACTTATCTTGCTAAATCTCCTTGAAAAAACTGTGGTCCCTATTGAAGGAATATTATTGTTGTCTCCAATGCTTGAATTACAAAAAAACAATAAGACACGTAAAAATATGTTTATTTCTAATATAGGTAAAGGCTCTAAGGATGCTCGTTTTAAACTCGGCATTAATTATAATGATTTGACACGTAATAATGAAGTCATTGAAGAAGCTAAACAAGATGGATTAATATTAAAAAAAGTAACTTATAAATGGTATAACATTATTATCGAAACAATGAAAGAAACTTTACAACATATTCAAGATATCAAACCACTTCCAACATTATTAATGTATGGTACAGAAGATAAGTTATTAGATTTGCACTCGATTATAGAAGTTAAACATCAACTTCCAACTACTGAATTTTATTTTAAAGCTTGGAAAGGACTTTACCATGAGATCCATAATGAACCAGAACGTGATCAAGTGATGCGTTATGTCTTAACTTTCTTAAACAATAGCGTGAATACTATGGGATTTATAGTTAAAGAAGAAGAGATTGAAGAAATTTAA
- a CDS encoding MarR family transcriptional regulator, with the protein MKEGAPLSNQANENVTMILQLEELCKEINSVFKVIYENYDLTKEEVLILLTLWDKGPMTLKEMDSYVSIKAYKRTRTYNNLVHSEWIYKERPLDDERTVIIHFNKNKKDDKQELLNFITNIIKKRYQLFEENLKSLMEI; encoded by the coding sequence ATGAAGGAGGGGGCTCCATTGAGTAATCAAGCTAATGAGAATGTAACGATGATTTTGCAATTAGAAGAATTGTGTAAAGAAATTAATTCTGTTTTTAAAGTGATTTATGAAAATTATGATTTAACGAAAGAAGAAGTTTTAATTTTATTAACGTTATGGGATAAGGGACCTATGACATTAAAAGAAATGGATAGTTACGTGAGTATAAAAGCTTATAAAAGAACACGTACTTACAATAATCTAGTTCACTCTGAATGGATATACAAAGAACGACCTTTAGATGATGAACGCACAGTAATTATTCACTTTAATAAAAATAAAAAAGACGACAAACAAGAATTACTTAATTTTATAACTAATATTATTAAGAAAAGATATCAATTATTCGAAGAAAATTTAAAATCATTAATGGAAATTTAA
- a CDS encoding class I SAM-dependent methyltransferase, translated as MKLERILPFSKTLIQNHITEDSNVIDATCGNGNDTLFLAQHVPNGHVYGFDIQATAIQNTSEKVKDYNNVTLIQEGHEHILEHLKDKVTNTIDAAIFNLGYLPKGDKTIVTHPETTIKAIEDIFELLSVEGIIVLVIYHGHEEGKIERDAVIEYLKSIDQTKAHVLQYQFINQINHAPFICAIEKR; from the coding sequence ATGAAATTAGAACGTATTCTTCCCTTTTCAAAAACACTCATACAAAATCATATCACCGAAGACAGCAACGTTATTGATGCAACATGTGGCAATGGTAATGACACTTTATTCTTAGCTCAACATGTACCAAATGGTCATGTTTATGGTTTTGATATTCAAGCTACAGCAATCCAAAATACTTCCGAAAAAGTTAAAGACTATAACAATGTTACCCTTATACAAGAGGGACACGAACATATCTTAGAGCATCTAAAAGATAAAGTTACTAATACGATTGATGCAGCCATCTTTAATTTAGGGTACCTTCCAAAAGGTGATAAGACGATTGTTACACATCCTGAAACTACTATTAAAGCAATTGAAGATATCTTTGAATTATTAAGTGTCGAGGGAATTATTGTATTAGTGATTTACCATGGTCACGAGGAAGGTAAAATTGAACGTGATGCAGTGATAGAATATTTGAAAAGTATTGATCAAACTAAAGCACATGTCTTACAATATCAATTTATTAACCAAATCAATCATGCACCATTTATATGCGCGATTGAAAAACGCTAA
- a CDS encoding TIGR01212 family radical SAM protein (This family includes YhcC from E. coli K-12, an uncharacterized radical SAM protein.), with the protein MGNYFPYAFENKRYHTWNYHLKNKFGQKIFKVALDGGFDCPNRDGTVAHGGCTFCSAAGSGDFAGNRADPIEVQFQQIKDRMHEKWSEGQYIAYFQAFTNTHAPVEVLKEKYEPVLKEEGVVGLSIATRPDCLPDDVVEYLAELNERTYLWVELGLQTVHQETSDLINRAHDMQTYYEGVAKLRKHNINVCTHIINGLPGEDYNMMMETAREVAQMDVQGIKIHLLHLLKGTPMVKQYEKGMLEFMSQEDYTNLVCDQLEILPPEMIIHRITGDGPIDLMVGPMWSVNKWEVLNEIDNELARRDSYQGKHYKAESKIKS; encoded by the coding sequence ATGGGTAACTATTTCCCGTATGCCTTTGAAAATAAACGATATCATACATGGAATTACCATTTAAAAAATAAATTTGGTCAAAAGATTTTTAAAGTTGCGTTAGATGGTGGCTTTGATTGTCCTAACCGTGATGGCACAGTTGCACACGGTGGATGTACATTCTGTTCTGCTGCAGGTAGTGGTGACTTTGCTGGTAATAGAGCAGATCCTATTGAAGTTCAGTTCCAGCAAATTAAAGATAGAATGCATGAAAAATGGAGCGAAGGTCAATATATTGCTTATTTCCAAGCTTTCACTAATACACATGCACCGGTTGAAGTATTAAAAGAAAAATATGAACCTGTCTTAAAAGAAGAAGGCGTGGTTGGTTTATCAATCGCTACACGTCCTGATTGTTTACCAGATGATGTCGTCGAGTATTTAGCTGAATTAAATGAACGTACTTATCTTTGGGTAGAACTAGGATTACAAACTGTCCATCAAGAAACGTCTGATTTAATTAACCGTGCACACGATATGCAAACTTATTATGAAGGTGTAGCGAAATTAAGAAAACATAACATCAATGTGTGTACGCATATAATTAATGGTTTACCTGGTGAAGATTACAACATGATGATGGAAACCGCACGTGAAGTAGCTCAAATGGATGTACAAGGTATTAAAATTCATTTACTTCATCTATTAAAAGGTACGCCTATGGTAAAGCAATATGAAAAAGGTATGCTTGAATTCATGTCACAAGAGGACTATACCAACCTAGTTTGTGATCAACTTGAGATTTTACCTCCAGAAATGATTATTCATCGTATCACTGGAGATGGACCAATTGACTTAATGGTAGGTCCTATGTGGAGTGTTAATAAATGGGAAGTTTTAAATGAAATTGATAACGAACTTGCACGTCGCGATTCTTATCAAGGTAAACATTATAAAGCTGAGTCCAAAATCAAATCATGA